The following coding sequences are from one Myxococcus stipitatus window:
- a CDS encoding NmrA family NAD(P)-binding protein, protein MSGNDAVLVTAATGRQGGATARALLAAGDTSVRVLVRNPEAPNARALAASGAEVVVGDLDDPASLRAACAGVRAVFSMQAPIVTATGVDYGKERQQGRNLVEAALAQGVETFVHTATSGVGDHRDVEGWAEGRWKSHETYWENKLATCDLVRGAGFEHWTLILPSTFMDHAMLDPAGFVDGRRLLTVVRADRPIPLIAPEDVGKAAAAAIRDPATFHGVTLQLAGDVLTLAQIAEILSRLDGKEYVAQTATVEEAILAGLHPDVARGMTYMNVAPVLARPELARALGLSPMSFETWARQRRARP, encoded by the coding sequence ATGAGCGGCAACGATGCCGTCCTCGTCACCGCGGCCACGGGGCGCCAGGGTGGCGCGACCGCCCGGGCGCTGTTGGCCGCGGGTGACACCTCGGTGCGCGTGCTGGTGCGAAATCCGGAAGCGCCCAACGCCAGGGCGCTCGCGGCCTCGGGCGCCGAGGTGGTGGTCGGGGACCTCGACGACCCAGCGTCGCTGCGGGCCGCCTGCGCCGGCGTGCGGGCCGTCTTCTCGATGCAGGCGCCGATCGTCACCGCGACGGGTGTCGACTACGGCAAGGAGCGCCAGCAAGGCAGGAACCTCGTGGAGGCCGCGCTCGCGCAGGGCGTCGAAACGTTCGTGCACACCGCGACGTCCGGCGTCGGAGACCATCGCGACGTCGAGGGCTGGGCGGAGGGACGTTGGAAGTCGCATGAGACGTATTGGGAGAACAAGCTCGCCACGTGCGACCTCGTGCGCGGCGCGGGCTTCGAGCATTGGACCCTCATCCTGCCCTCCACCTTCATGGACCACGCCATGCTGGACCCCGCCGGCTTCGTCGACGGGCGCCGGTTGCTCACCGTCGTCAGGGCGGATCGACCCATCCCGCTGATCGCGCCGGAGGACGTCGGCAAGGCGGCCGCGGCGGCCATCCGCGACCCGGCGACGTTCCACGGAGTGACGCTGCAGCTCGCGGGTGACGTGCTCACCCTGGCGCAGATCGCCGAAATCCTCTCGCGCCTCGACGGCAAGGAGTATGTCGCCCAGACGGCCACGGTCGAGGAGGCCATCCTGGCCGGCCTGCATCCCGACGTCGCGCGGGGCATGACCTACATGAATGTTGCCCCGGTGCTGGCGAGGCCCGAGCTCGCTCGCGCCCTCGGGCTGTCCCCCATGAGCTTCGAGACGTGGGCGCGCCAGCGCCGAGCGCGGCCCTGA
- a CDS encoding VOC family protein — translation MSDENPSILSHVSIGTNDFARAVAFYDKVLSTLGCRRVLEFPSAVAYGKQFPEFWVQTPANGQPATLGNGVHFGFIAASKQAVHAFHEAALAAGGTDDGAPGPRPLYGAPYYGCFVRDLEGHKIEASFWDTSVEGGHGGA, via the coding sequence ATGAGCGACGAGAACCCGAGCATCCTTTCGCATGTCTCCATCGGCACGAATGACTTCGCGCGCGCCGTGGCCTTCTATGACAAGGTCCTTTCGACCCTGGGCTGTCGCCGCGTGCTGGAGTTCCCTTCGGCGGTGGCCTACGGCAAGCAGTTCCCCGAGTTCTGGGTCCAGACGCCCGCCAATGGGCAGCCCGCCACGCTTGGCAACGGCGTCCACTTCGGATTCATCGCGGCGTCGAAGCAGGCGGTCCATGCCTTCCACGAGGCGGCGCTCGCCGCGGGCGGCACCGACGATGGTGCTCCTGGCCCGCGCCCCCTCTATGGTGCCCCCTACTACGGCTGTTTCGTGAGGGACCTGGAGGGCCACAAGATCGAGGCCTCCTTCTGGGATACCTCGGTGGAGGGTGGGCACGGGGGCGCCTGA
- a CDS encoding TetR/AcrR family transcriptional regulator — MEHVKPLRADGRRNRERIIAAAEELVARDGAQASLEEIARRAGVGSATLHRHFPSRQALLEAVFRDGVAQLCARATARTGAKPAAELADWLEDLTVYTATHRGLAAALLAGPDGLTPEELCCTDMLLGVLNVLVARASSAGAIHASATAEDLMKLANAIAIANEDDPLTARRVLRLALTGIRP; from the coding sequence GTGGAGCACGTGAAGCCATTGCGAGCCGACGGCCGGCGCAACCGGGAGCGAATCATCGCGGCGGCCGAGGAACTGGTCGCCAGGGATGGGGCGCAGGCATCGTTGGAGGAGATCGCGCGGCGGGCGGGGGTCGGCTCGGCGACGCTGCATCGGCACTTCCCGTCGCGGCAGGCGCTCTTGGAGGCGGTATTCCGGGACGGTGTCGCGCAGCTCTGCGCGCGGGCTACGGCGCGGACGGGCGCGAAGCCCGCCGCGGAACTGGCGGACTGGCTCGAGGACTTGACGGTCTACACGGCGACCCACCGGGGGCTCGCGGCCGCCCTGCTGGCGGGCCCGGACGGTCTCACCCCCGAGGAGCTCTGCTGCACCGACATGCTGCTCGGCGTGCTGAACGTCCTGGTGGCCCGGGCGTCATCGGCGGGCGCCATTCACGCCAGCGCGACGGCGGAAGACCTGATGAAGCTGGCGAATGCGATCGCCATCGCGAACGAGGACGATCCGCTGACCGCTCGCCGGGTGCTCCGCCTCGCCCTCACTGGCATCCGGCCGTGA
- a CDS encoding DUF4157 domain-containing protein, whose product MQAKHVQASDSGQMTAPPIVHEALRSPGQPLDSATRAFMEPRFGYDFSQVRVHFGREAEQSARDVNAHAYTVGRDVVFGAGRFAPGTYDGRRLLAHELAHVVQQAPSGASGARASHGAPTRVYRQVGPGGGVSPRRIVYLDNDVVGAIVDGNKPVADALKNMLASGADVRMTLYNYRETTHGHDRVRAGARMLVVAKLGITIDNGGGLASRQATYVELSSGKPASVQPKDVPMIGAVRAAGPGAELWTLDGGPKENAKRFGIKLAPESSLKTGGAPLDVRVGLDNVGLQSYEIAADGTPVRRGQLLPGKVAPSAKPPSGPKGGPPSSAAPGSARTVNPGSGGGDAAKAIGPKPAGASATDIAVVEARPVLTERPGGSAVEIASPHALTNVAATQGAVEGAWGIILSHQLSSVRGAELKKALARFEELGPEIEAYRQKGIDVTVTVVAEVPKQPDVAARVTGVGNAGEVVYFKRMYISHLSLPPSAATSTQSTMYAAGERDPGRVDRSEMTLNQQVSAYWGDKYPVPGSGPREGFHFVEGKQTFPGYAPLTSRKPDLTTPDHLKGIAGTYKPELRKIFVGGMSGVFTLGARKLQVELGPQGVPTPKMTLGGKAYTFLDGGPRPPTMIMTGQFRMGEGLPPAAQWIWSSMEYHADKGIILEWAHVLDSALNTTWDALFLWRRL is encoded by the coding sequence TACGACTTCTCCCAAGTCCGCGTGCACTTCGGGAGAGAGGCCGAACAGTCGGCGCGGGACGTCAACGCTCATGCCTACACGGTGGGACGTGATGTTGTCTTTGGGGCCGGTCGCTTCGCACCGGGGACGTACGACGGGCGGCGGCTGCTGGCCCATGAGTTGGCGCACGTGGTTCAACAAGCACCGTCTGGCGCCTCCGGGGCTCGGGCCAGTCATGGCGCTCCGACCAGGGTGTACCGGCAGGTAGGACCGGGAGGCGGCGTCAGCCCCCGTCGCATCGTGTATCTCGACAACGACGTGGTGGGAGCCATTGTCGACGGGAACAAGCCGGTGGCTGACGCTCTGAAGAACATGCTCGCCAGCGGCGCCGATGTCCGGATGACGCTCTATAACTACCGTGAGACAACCCATGGCCATGACCGGGTCCGGGCTGGCGCGCGGATGCTCGTGGTTGCAAAGCTTGGAATCACGATCGACAACGGCGGCGGGCTCGCGTCTCGGCAGGCGACCTATGTCGAATTGTCATCGGGTAAACCCGCGTCCGTGCAGCCCAAGGATGTGCCGATGATTGGAGCCGTGCGAGCGGCCGGTCCCGGCGCGGAACTTTGGACGCTCGATGGTGGCCCGAAGGAGAACGCCAAGCGGTTCGGCATCAAGCTCGCCCCGGAGAGTTCTCTGAAGACTGGTGGAGCTCCACTCGATGTCCGGGTGGGGCTCGACAATGTCGGACTGCAATCCTACGAAATCGCGGCAGACGGGACTCCCGTTCGTCGTGGGCAGCTGCTCCCAGGCAAGGTGGCGCCATCTGCAAAGCCGCCCTCCGGCCCCAAGGGCGGGCCTCCGTCAAGCGCGGCTCCTGGCTCGGCAAGGACTGTGAATCCGGGGAGCGGCGGCGGCGATGCCGCGAAGGCCATCGGGCCGAAGCCCGCGGGTGCCAGCGCGACAGACATCGCGGTGGTCGAGGCAAGACCGGTACTCACCGAGCGGCCTGGTGGCTCGGCGGTCGAGATCGCCTCGCCACATGCGCTCACGAACGTCGCCGCGACACAGGGAGCCGTCGAAGGCGCGTGGGGCATCATCCTCTCCCATCAGCTCTCCTCCGTGCGGGGAGCGGAGCTCAAGAAGGCCCTCGCCCGATTCGAGGAACTCGGCCCCGAGATCGAGGCCTACCGTCAGAAGGGAATCGACGTGACGGTCACCGTCGTCGCCGAGGTGCCGAAACAGCCGGACGTGGCGGCTCGTGTCACGGGCGTCGGTAACGCCGGGGAGGTCGTCTACTTCAAGCGGATGTATATCAGTCACCTCTCGCTCCCCCCGTCGGCGGCGACATCGACACAGTCCACCATGTACGCGGCGGGCGAGCGGGATCCGGGGCGCGTGGACAGGAGCGAGATGACGCTGAACCAGCAGGTGAGCGCCTATTGGGGTGACAAATATCCTGTACCTGGAAGCGGCCCTCGAGAAGGCTTCCATTTCGTCGAGGGCAAGCAGACGTTCCCGGGCTACGCGCCTCTCACGTCGCGCAAGCCGGATCTCACGACGCCGGACCACCTCAAGGGCATCGCTGGAACCTATAAGCCCGAGCTTCGCAAGATCTTCGTCGGTGGCATGAGTGGGGTCTTCACGCTGGGGGCGAGAAAGCTGCAGGTGGAACTCGGCCCCCAGGGCGTCCCGACGCCGAAGATGACCTTGGGCGGAAAGGCGTACACCTTCCTCGATGGAGGGCCGAGGCCACCAACGATGATCATGACCGGGCAATTCAGGATGGGCGAGGGGCTTCCGCCCGCCGCGCAATGGATTTGGAGCTCGATGGAATACCACGCGGACAAGGGCATCATCCTGGAGTGGGCGCACGTCCTGGACAGCGCCCTGAACACGACCTGGGATGCCCTCTTTCTGTGGCGTCGCCTCTAG